A region from the Rheinheimera mangrovi genome encodes:
- a CDS encoding eCIS core domain-containing protein, protein MAEFKVEHKKRQSSEHGTVSQRKGETVLPDNRGQVSQARALTDNRTAQLASDITPKPNNTGLPNQLKAGIESLSGMSMDHVKVHYNSSQPAQLNAHAYAQGSNIHVAPGQEKHLPHEAWHVVQQAQGRVKPTMQMKTGVSVNDDAGLEKEADMMGARAMRDTSDSNVNKLPSSGKYIPSMEGAPIQRLSFNGALARTGVTAPPNIKETVGAGRLVLAGGVPGGVNGKADLVEAQNIPEKKGRIQALAEAARDFSLVGNAVREIQASAAAPTPLVWVWARGQTPAVLEPFIYKIVVPYGKSKSIELQYQVAPGLFGYVVRQKDREDSQVSEISTAGPQEPTKSGHSATFNMAHHDTKNTALSSLLEQNPKASRAENEVRLDARTKLAGEGARWNLVLHNMHRISNSSKIWTRVPKNKMIRYVTFDTLWVNWAAVFSNQFGIEDAEVAKALRNNSTPWNGTVHEIKREQFTPGSSDIEVN, encoded by the coding sequence ATGGCTGAGTTTAAGGTTGAACACAAAAAACGGCAGTCCTCCGAACATGGCACAGTGAGTCAACGTAAAGGCGAAACTGTGTTACCAGATAATCGTGGCCAGGTGAGCCAGGCTAGGGCTTTAACAGATAATCGCACTGCACAGTTGGCGTCAGACATCACGCCAAAACCCAACAACACCGGTCTGCCGAACCAGCTTAAAGCAGGTATTGAGTCGCTTTCGGGTATGAGCATGGATCATGTAAAAGTACACTATAACTCATCCCAACCCGCTCAACTCAACGCCCATGCCTATGCGCAGGGTAGCAATATTCATGTTGCGCCGGGGCAGGAAAAACATCTGCCGCACGAAGCCTGGCATGTGGTGCAACAGGCGCAGGGGCGGGTAAAGCCGACGATGCAGATGAAAACCGGTGTCTCGGTTAATGATGATGCCGGGTTGGAGAAAGAAGCGGATATGATGGGGGCAAGAGCTATGAGGGATACGTCAGATTCGAATGTGAATAAGCTGCCCTCATCAGGCAAGTACATTCCGTCAATGGAAGGAGCGCCGATACAACGCCTATCATTTAACGGCGCTTTGGCCCGTACAGGCGTTACAGCACCTCCCAATATTAAAGAAACTGTGGGCGCAGGGAGGCTGGTGCTCGCTGGAGGAGTCCCCGGTGGTGTGAATGGCAAAGCTGATTTAGTGGAAGCGCAGAATATCCCTGAAAAAAAGGGTCGAATCCAGGCTTTGGCTGAAGCAGCTCGGGACTTCAGCCTGGTTGGTAATGCAGTGAGAGAGATTCAGGCTTCGGCCGCAGCGCCTACACCGCTGGTTTGGGTTTGGGCAAGAGGTCAAACCCCTGCGGTCCTAGAGCCCTTTATCTACAAAATTGTTGTTCCTTATGGCAAATCCAAGAGCATTGAATTGCAGTATCAGGTTGCACCGGGGCTTTTTGGCTATGTCGTTCGCCAAAAGGATCGCGAAGATAGTCAGGTATCCGAAATAAGCACGGCTGGACCTCAGGAGCCAACTAAGTCGGGCCATTCCGCTACTTTCAACATGGCGCATCACGATACTAAAAATACAGCGTTAAGCAGTTTACTGGAGCAAAACCCCAAGGCGAGTAGAGCTGAGAACGAAGTTAGACTGGATGCTCGGACGAAATTAGCTGGAGAAGGGGCCCGCTGGAACTTAGTTCTGCATAATATGCACAGGATTAGCAATTCATCGAAGATTTGGACAAGGGTTCCAAAAAACAAGATGATCCGATACGTTACATTTGATACTTTGTGGGTTAATTGGGCGGCCGTTTTCTCGAACCAATTTGGCATCGAGGATGCGGAGGTTGCCAAAGCACTCAGAAATAACAGTACCCCATGGAATGGCACAGTACATGAAATTAAGCGGGAACAGTTTACTCCTGGTTCCAGTGATATTGAAGTGAATTAG
- a CDS encoding ATP-binding protein yields the protein MPTPEQNLQALYRELDWLNAVIQQVIASYLKHEGHQDHWLDIAPPELVPEQSEYARQASDWQLDTFERLALALALAPHVRPEYLDVFLSVNGTTERCFSEFGGYSDKAFSGFLPTGQTLAFLLSANNSELRLEAMRILAPSHRFAAEMVITLEQSDDKLPLLSGVWSLSQQWLQLLLTGEKIRPELSPAFPASPIVTALTWSDLVLDHHVMSQVQEIRAWITHGHSLMRDWGLARKVKPGFRAVFYGPPGTGKTLTAALLGKSTGREVYRVDLSMIVSKYIGETEKNLGKVFDAASYKDWILFFDEADALFGKRTAASSSNDRHANQQTGYLLQRIEDFPGTVILATNLKANMDEAFTRRFQSMIHFNMPGATQRLQLWQKAFEGVCELAEDIDLTKLAQDHELAGGAIINVLRYCALNAVSRGKKLVERYDLIQGIKREFRKDNLTVQFN from the coding sequence ATGCCGACGCCTGAACAAAATCTACAAGCGCTGTATCGCGAGCTCGACTGGCTGAATGCCGTGATCCAGCAGGTGATTGCCAGCTATCTGAAACACGAGGGGCACCAGGATCACTGGTTGGATATAGCGCCGCCCGAACTGGTGCCCGAGCAGAGTGAATATGCGCGGCAGGCCTCAGATTGGCAGCTCGACACTTTTGAACGCCTGGCCTTAGCGCTGGCTCTGGCACCCCATGTTCGGCCCGAATATCTGGATGTGTTTTTAAGTGTAAACGGCACGACCGAGCGGTGCTTTAGTGAATTTGGCGGATACAGCGATAAAGCCTTCAGCGGTTTTTTACCTACAGGGCAGACGCTGGCATTTCTGCTGAGCGCCAACAACTCGGAGTTGCGGCTGGAGGCCATGCGCATTCTCGCGCCCAGCCATCGCTTTGCTGCAGAAATGGTGATTACACTGGAGCAATCGGACGACAAACTTCCACTGTTATCCGGAGTGTGGAGTTTGTCGCAGCAGTGGCTACAGCTGTTGTTGACCGGAGAAAAAATTCGCCCAGAGTTAAGCCCGGCCTTTCCCGCCAGCCCAATTGTCACCGCACTGACATGGAGTGATTTGGTGCTGGATCATCACGTGATGTCGCAAGTGCAGGAGATACGGGCCTGGATCACCCATGGCCACAGCCTGATGCGCGACTGGGGCCTGGCCCGTAAGGTCAAGCCAGGTTTTCGTGCTGTGTTTTACGGCCCTCCCGGTACGGGAAAAACCCTGACGGCTGCTTTACTGGGCAAATCCACCGGGCGTGAGGTGTATAGGGTGGATTTGTCGATGATCGTATCGAAGTACATAGGCGAAACGGAGAAAAACCTCGGCAAAGTATTTGATGCAGCCAGTTATAAAGACTGGATTCTATTTTTTGATGAGGCTGATGCGCTGTTTGGCAAGCGTACTGCTGCCAGCAGTTCTAACGACCGGCATGCCAACCAGCAAACCGGTTATTTATTGCAACGCATTGAGGACTTTCCTGGCACCGTTATTCTCGCCACCAACCTCAAAGCGAACATGGACGAGGCTTTCACCCGCCGTTTCCAATCCATGATCCACTTTAACATGCCGGGTGCAACGCAGCGCTTACAGCTATGGCAGAAAGCGTTTGAAGGGGTGTGTGAGTTGGCTGAGGATATTGACCTGACGAAGCTCGCGCAAGACCACGAACTGGCGGGCGGGGCTATTATCAACGTGTTGCGTTACTGCGCACTAAACGCGGTCAGCCGGGGTAAAAAACTGGTAGAACGCTACGATCTGATCCAAGGCATTAAACGCGAATTTCGCAAAGACAACCTGACGGTGCAATTTAACTAG